A single genomic interval of Pomacea canaliculata isolate SZHN2017 linkage group LG5, ASM307304v1, whole genome shotgun sequence harbors:
- the LOC112565137 gene encoding uncharacterized protein LOC112565137 isoform X1, with protein sequence MRGSLLFRCAGALCILLLSLRTDGETENKINDDCTIAWGDLEPDVEYKTVEFETSTSWISPLIEIARFYIDITLDEILPPDDIANALGGQGSVFDAITTSLLGMVGYVLTIILSIIFFVFVFPFLAVCLWLCYGSKKKKQEANKGGKGQNKKKKPGGKGRPGPVCLATVVAVFSVFIILWTIFGLNYTWLVAWNVPKLHIAIDYSVDDINTFVLNLKNKSVRLLDTNFFFMSEVTNESVVGMAGNFTENFYNHTAALFNMDRVLRDIKGYKESSLILTSEIVNASKNLAIQRDETTAAMKAKSCAGCLDQSIQELDQLDFDAIPVFCDDFNKKASVDVNQTVKEHFWNISSPIIEASTLSIQVVTLLEMVHNDSLLPIISYMTDLQEKVRKQSREFKDKAGDYIESAHRLLITWSIIITLMLIIPFVIAVLMLVGAMNVRKGENSDNTFAGRKVVYDCAKTLFIVSLALIFALASILSVISTLLYIFGAPAERYVCQKLHDPDKLEEQYAKIVKRAMGFDITKIDYNVAGNKGSFSLSHFLKTCRADETIYTAINLKPVTEAALDQLSTFRNDDLKKAVDIKPRDIVSAMTMMDFDVRSEVDSLQSTLVVAQKLESDTLKILQAARKAKRTALANNLTDLIDDHLDSFLNASEALDKQALRLIELADRLHANSKLLAGLLMALEAWLEDTRTTTYVITKELRKLSNLALGHVDSYVEDLTTKLEHETGKCYPLYTSYKAMGTEGSCLGLLDPMNGVWLALGWILLFFFILIFLLVLIIRNLREWLDEEEESQPPEDEEEQPPKPSPATPPEPYPELSPEPYGYYPPPTSPVPPSPGPYFQPHWQQQQQQQQQQQQQQQQQQHPWPRRGFHKRNVQAGEFMMSKSDEFDLDYICQSLESSHSGIGDTGSSTMDIADNDDSVDKSESDSTDDTEGDIADDNVGDSVDDNKGDTADDNKGDTADDNKGDTADDKKEDTADDNKGDTADDKKGDTADDNKGDTADDNKGDTADDKKGDTADDKKGDTADDKKGDTAGNNAGQ encoded by the exons ATGAGGGGCTCGCTGCTGTTCCGATGTGCGGGGGCGCTGTGCATACTGTTACTGAGTCTTCGCACAGATGGGGAAACGGAGAACAAAATCAACGACGATTGTACGATAGCCTGGGGGGACCTAGAGCCCGATGTAGAATACAAAACAGTAGAGTTCGAGACCAGCACGAGCTGGATTTCGCCACTCATTGAAATTGCCCGGTTTTATATCGACATTACTTTGGACGAAATACTACCCCCAG ATGATATCGCCAACGCTCTAGGAGGACAAGGAAGCGTCTTTGATGCCATAACTACG agCCTTCTAGGCATGGTTGGCTACGTCCTCACCATTATCTTGTCAATCATTTTCTTCGTCTTCGTCTTCCCTTTCTTAGCCGTATGCTTGTGGCTTTGTTACggcagcaagaagaaaaaacaagaggCAAATAAAGGTGGTAAagggcaaaacaaaaagaagaaaccagGAGGAAAAGGACGGCCTGGACCGGTCTGTTTAGCTACAGTCGTCGCAGTTTTCTCAGTCTTCATTAT TCTCTGGACTATTTTTGGCCTGAACTACACCTGGTTAGTGGCCTGGAACGTTCCCAAACTCCACATCGCTATTGACTACAGCGTAGACGACATCAACACCTTCGTGCTAAACCTTAAGAAT AAGTCAGTGCGTCTGCTGGACACGAACTTCTTTTTTATGTCTGAAGTCACCAATGAGAGTGTGGTAG GCATGGCGGGCAACTTTACGGAGAATTTTTACAACCACACGGCCGCACTGTTCAACATGGACCGGGTCCTAAGAGACATCAAGGGAT ACAAAGAGAGTTCGTTGATACTGACATCGGAGATTGTCAACGCCAGCAAGAATCTGGCCATACAGCGAGACGAGACCACAGCCGCCATGAAGGCGAAAAGTTGCGCGGGTTGTCTTGACCAAAGCATACAGGAGCTT GATCAGCTCGACTTTGATGCTATTCCTGTCTTCTGTGACGATTTCAATAAAAAGGCATCTGTTGATGTTAACCAGACG GTGAAGGAGCACTTTTGGAACATTTCAAGTCCGATAATCGAAGCGTCTACATTAA GCATCCAAGTCGTGACGCTGCTGGAAATGGTCCACAACGATTCGCTGCTGCCGATAATCTCCTACATGACCGACCTGCAGGAGAAA GTCAGAAAGCAATCTCGGGAATTCAAAGACAAGGCAGGTGATTATATTGAGTCTGCACACAGACTCCTCATCACCTG GAGTATAATAATCACCCTGATGCTGATCATTCCCTTTGTGATCGCTGTGCTGATGCTGGTGGGGGCGATGAATGTCAGGAAGGGGGAAAATTCTGACAACACATTCGCCGGGCGGAAGGTCGTCTACGACTGCGCAAAGACCTTGTTCATCGT CTCTCTAGCTCTCATCTTCGCGTTGGCATCAATACTGTCGGTGATTTCCACACTTCTATACATCTTTGGCGCCCCGGCTGAGCGGTATGTCTGCCAGAAGCTACATGATCCCGACAAGCTGGAAGAG CAATATGCGAAAATTGTGAAGAGAGCGATGGGGTTTGATATTACAAAGATCGATTACAACGTAGCTGGTAATAAAGGATCGTTCTCCCTTTCTCACTTCTTGAA AACCTGCCGTGCAGATGAGACGATATACACTGCCATAAACTTGAAGCCAGTTACAGAAGCTGCTCTTGACCAACTCAGTACCTTCAGAAAT GACGACCTAAAAAAAGCCGTCGACATCAAGCCCAGGGACATAGTCTCGGCCATGACCATGATGGACTTTGATGTGAGGTCAGAGGTTGACAGTCTGCAGTCGACCTTAGTGGTAGCCCAGAAGTTGGAAAGTGAC ACCTTAAAAATACTGCAAGCTGCCAGGAAGGCAAAGAGAACAGCGCTTGCAAATAATTTGACTGATTTG ATTGACGATCATCTTGATTCATTTCTGAACGCATCA GAAGCTTTAGATAAGCAAGCTCTACGACTGATTGAGTTGGCGGACCGTCTACAT GCGAACTCCAAGCTTCTTGCGGGTCTCCTGATGGCTTTAGAGGCGTGGCTGGAGGACACGAGAACAACGACTTATGTAATAACCAAA GAGCTTCGAAAATTGTCTAATCTTGCCCTCGGTCACGTGGACTCCTATGTTGAAGATCTAACCACGAAG CTTGAACACGAGACGGGTAAATGCTACCCTTTATATACCTCATACAAGGCCATGGGAACTGAAGGTTCTTGTCTGGGTTTATTGGACCCTATG AACGGTGTGTGGCTGGCGCTGGGATGGATCTTactcttcttcttcattctcaTCTTCCTACTCGTCCTAATCATCAGGAACCTTCGGGAGTGGCTTGACGAGGAAGAAGAAAG TCAGCCCcctgaagatgaagaagagcAGCCACCAAAGCCTTCCCCAGCAACTCCCCCCGAACCCTACCCGGAACTATCGCCGGAACCGTACGGCTATTACCCGCCTCCCACGTCGCCAGTGCCCCCCAGTCCAGGTCCGTACTTCCAGCCCcactggcagcagcagcaacagcagcagcagcagcagcagcaacaacaacaacaacagcagcatccGTGGCCTAGGCGAGGCTTTCATAAGCGGAATGTGCAGGCAGGCGAGTTTATGATGTCTAAGTCCGACGAGTTTGACCTGGACTACATCTGCCAGTCCCTCGAAAGCTCGCATAGCGGGATCGGCGATACAGGGAGTTCCACAATGGACATTGCAGACAATGACGATAGCGTGGATAAAAGTGAGAGCGATAGCACGGACGATACGGAGGGCGATATCGCGGACGATAACGTCGGCGATAGCGTGGACGATAACAAGGGAGATACCGCGGACGATAACAAGGGAGATACCGCGGACGATAACAAGGGAGATACCGCGGACGATAAAAAGGAAGATACCGCGGACGATAACAAGGGAGATACTGCGGACGATAAAAAGGGAGATACTGCGGACGATAACAAGGGAGATACCGCGGACGATAACAAGGGAGATACCGCGGACGATAAAAAGGGAGATACTGCGGACGATAAAAAGGGAGATACCGCGGACGATAAGAAGGGAGATACTGCGGGCAATAACGCGGGCCAATAA
- the LOC112565137 gene encoding prominin-like protein isoform X2, whose product MRGSLLFRCAGALCILLLSLRTDGETENKINDDCTIAWGDLEPDVEYKTVEFETSTSWISPLIEIARFYIDITLDEILPPDDIANALGGQGSVFDAITTSLLGMVGYVLTIILSIIFFVFVFPFLAVCLWLCYGSKKKKQEANKGGKGQNKKKKPGGKGRPGPVCLATVVAVFSVFIILWTIFGLNYTWLVAWNVPKLHIAIDYSVDDINTFVLNLKNKSVRLLDTNFFFMSEVTNESVVGMAGNFTENFYNHTAALFNMDRVLRDIKGYKESSLILTSEIVNASKNLAIQRDETTAAMKAKSCAGCLDQSIQELDQLDFDAIPVFCDDFNKKASVDVNQTVKEHFWNISSPIIEASTLSIQVVTLLEMVHNDSLLPIISYMTDLQEKVRKQSREFKDKAGDYIESAHRLLITWSIIITLMLIIPFVIAVLMLVGAMNVRKGENSDNTFAGRKVVYDCAKTLFIVSLALIFALASILSVISTLLYIFGAPAERYVCQKLHDPDKLEEQYAKIVKRAMGFDITKIDYNVAGNKGSFSLSHFLKTCRADETIYTAINLKPVTEAALDQLSTFRNDDLKKAVDIKPRDIVSAMTMMDFDVRSEVDSLQSTLVVAQKLESDIDDHLDSFLNASEALDKQALRLIELADRLHANSKLLAGLLMALEAWLEDTRTTTYVITKELRKLSNLALGHVDSYVEDLTTKLEHETGKCYPLYTSYKAMGTEGSCLGLLDPMNGVWLALGWILLFFFILIFLLVLIIRNLREWLDEEEESQPPEDEEEQPPKPSPATPPEPYPELSPEPYGYYPPPTSPVPPSPGPYFQPHWQQQQQQQQQQQQQQQQQQHPWPRRGFHKRNVQAGEFMMSKSDEFDLDYICQSLESSHSGIGDTGSSTMDIADNDDSVDKSESDSTDDTEGDIADDNVGDSVDDNKGDTADDNKGDTADDNKGDTADDKKEDTADDNKGDTADDKKGDTADDNKGDTADDNKGDTADDKKGDTADDKKGDTADDKKGDTAGNNAGQ is encoded by the exons ATGAGGGGCTCGCTGCTGTTCCGATGTGCGGGGGCGCTGTGCATACTGTTACTGAGTCTTCGCACAGATGGGGAAACGGAGAACAAAATCAACGACGATTGTACGATAGCCTGGGGGGACCTAGAGCCCGATGTAGAATACAAAACAGTAGAGTTCGAGACCAGCACGAGCTGGATTTCGCCACTCATTGAAATTGCCCGGTTTTATATCGACATTACTTTGGACGAAATACTACCCCCAG ATGATATCGCCAACGCTCTAGGAGGACAAGGAAGCGTCTTTGATGCCATAACTACG agCCTTCTAGGCATGGTTGGCTACGTCCTCACCATTATCTTGTCAATCATTTTCTTCGTCTTCGTCTTCCCTTTCTTAGCCGTATGCTTGTGGCTTTGTTACggcagcaagaagaaaaaacaagaggCAAATAAAGGTGGTAAagggcaaaacaaaaagaagaaaccagGAGGAAAAGGACGGCCTGGACCGGTCTGTTTAGCTACAGTCGTCGCAGTTTTCTCAGTCTTCATTAT TCTCTGGACTATTTTTGGCCTGAACTACACCTGGTTAGTGGCCTGGAACGTTCCCAAACTCCACATCGCTATTGACTACAGCGTAGACGACATCAACACCTTCGTGCTAAACCTTAAGAAT AAGTCAGTGCGTCTGCTGGACACGAACTTCTTTTTTATGTCTGAAGTCACCAATGAGAGTGTGGTAG GCATGGCGGGCAACTTTACGGAGAATTTTTACAACCACACGGCCGCACTGTTCAACATGGACCGGGTCCTAAGAGACATCAAGGGAT ACAAAGAGAGTTCGTTGATACTGACATCGGAGATTGTCAACGCCAGCAAGAATCTGGCCATACAGCGAGACGAGACCACAGCCGCCATGAAGGCGAAAAGTTGCGCGGGTTGTCTTGACCAAAGCATACAGGAGCTT GATCAGCTCGACTTTGATGCTATTCCTGTCTTCTGTGACGATTTCAATAAAAAGGCATCTGTTGATGTTAACCAGACG GTGAAGGAGCACTTTTGGAACATTTCAAGTCCGATAATCGAAGCGTCTACATTAA GCATCCAAGTCGTGACGCTGCTGGAAATGGTCCACAACGATTCGCTGCTGCCGATAATCTCCTACATGACCGACCTGCAGGAGAAA GTCAGAAAGCAATCTCGGGAATTCAAAGACAAGGCAGGTGATTATATTGAGTCTGCACACAGACTCCTCATCACCTG GAGTATAATAATCACCCTGATGCTGATCATTCCCTTTGTGATCGCTGTGCTGATGCTGGTGGGGGCGATGAATGTCAGGAAGGGGGAAAATTCTGACAACACATTCGCCGGGCGGAAGGTCGTCTACGACTGCGCAAAGACCTTGTTCATCGT CTCTCTAGCTCTCATCTTCGCGTTGGCATCAATACTGTCGGTGATTTCCACACTTCTATACATCTTTGGCGCCCCGGCTGAGCGGTATGTCTGCCAGAAGCTACATGATCCCGACAAGCTGGAAGAG CAATATGCGAAAATTGTGAAGAGAGCGATGGGGTTTGATATTACAAAGATCGATTACAACGTAGCTGGTAATAAAGGATCGTTCTCCCTTTCTCACTTCTTGAA AACCTGCCGTGCAGATGAGACGATATACACTGCCATAAACTTGAAGCCAGTTACAGAAGCTGCTCTTGACCAACTCAGTACCTTCAGAAAT GACGACCTAAAAAAAGCCGTCGACATCAAGCCCAGGGACATAGTCTCGGCCATGACCATGATGGACTTTGATGTGAGGTCAGAGGTTGACAGTCTGCAGTCGACCTTAGTGGTAGCCCAGAAGTTGGAAAGTGAC ATTGACGATCATCTTGATTCATTTCTGAACGCATCA GAAGCTTTAGATAAGCAAGCTCTACGACTGATTGAGTTGGCGGACCGTCTACAT GCGAACTCCAAGCTTCTTGCGGGTCTCCTGATGGCTTTAGAGGCGTGGCTGGAGGACACGAGAACAACGACTTATGTAATAACCAAA GAGCTTCGAAAATTGTCTAATCTTGCCCTCGGTCACGTGGACTCCTATGTTGAAGATCTAACCACGAAG CTTGAACACGAGACGGGTAAATGCTACCCTTTATATACCTCATACAAGGCCATGGGAACTGAAGGTTCTTGTCTGGGTTTATTGGACCCTATG AACGGTGTGTGGCTGGCGCTGGGATGGATCTTactcttcttcttcattctcaTCTTCCTACTCGTCCTAATCATCAGGAACCTTCGGGAGTGGCTTGACGAGGAAGAAGAAAG TCAGCCCcctgaagatgaagaagagcAGCCACCAAAGCCTTCCCCAGCAACTCCCCCCGAACCCTACCCGGAACTATCGCCGGAACCGTACGGCTATTACCCGCCTCCCACGTCGCCAGTGCCCCCCAGTCCAGGTCCGTACTTCCAGCCCcactggcagcagcagcaacagcagcagcagcagcagcagcaacaacaacaacaacagcagcatccGTGGCCTAGGCGAGGCTTTCATAAGCGGAATGTGCAGGCAGGCGAGTTTATGATGTCTAAGTCCGACGAGTTTGACCTGGACTACATCTGCCAGTCCCTCGAAAGCTCGCATAGCGGGATCGGCGATACAGGGAGTTCCACAATGGACATTGCAGACAATGACGATAGCGTGGATAAAAGTGAGAGCGATAGCACGGACGATACGGAGGGCGATATCGCGGACGATAACGTCGGCGATAGCGTGGACGATAACAAGGGAGATACCGCGGACGATAACAAGGGAGATACCGCGGACGATAACAAGGGAGATACCGCGGACGATAAAAAGGAAGATACCGCGGACGATAACAAGGGAGATACTGCGGACGATAAAAAGGGAGATACTGCGGACGATAACAAGGGAGATACCGCGGACGATAACAAGGGAGATACCGCGGACGATAAAAAGGGAGATACTGCGGACGATAAAAAGGGAGATACCGCGGACGATAAGAAGGGAGATACTGCGGGCAATAACGCGGGCCAATAA
- the LOC112565137 gene encoding uncharacterized protein LOC112565137 isoform X3, producing the protein MRGSLLFRCAGALCILLLSLRTDGETENKINDDCTIAWGDLEPDVEYKTVEFETSTSWISPLIEIARFYIDITLDEILPPDDIANALGGQGSVFDAITTSLLGMVGYVLTIILSIIFFVFVFPFLAVCLWLCYGSKKKKQEANKGGKGQNKKKKPGGKGRPGPVCLATVVAVFSVFIILWTIFGLNYTWLVAWNVPKLHIAIDYSVDDINTFVLNLKNKSVRLLDTNFFFMSEVTNESVVGMAGNFTENFYNHTAALFNMDRVLRDIKGYKESSLILTSEIVNASKNLAIQRDETTAAMKAKSCAGCLDQSIQELDQLDFDAIPVFCDDFNKKASVDVNQTVKEHFWNISSPIIEASTLSIQVVTLLEMVHNDSLLPIISYMTDLQEKVRKQSREFKDKAGDYIESAHRLLITWKGENSDNTFAGRKVVYDCAKTLFIVSLALIFALASILSVISTLLYIFGAPAERYVCQKLHDPDKLEEQYAKIVKRAMGFDITKIDYNVAGNKGSFSLSHFLKTCRADETIYTAINLKPVTEAALDQLSTFRNDDLKKAVDIKPRDIVSAMTMMDFDVRSEVDSLQSTLVVAQKLESDTLKILQAARKAKRTALANNLTDLIDDHLDSFLNASEALDKQALRLIELADRLHANSKLLAGLLMALEAWLEDTRTTTYVITKELRKLSNLALGHVDSYVEDLTTKLEHETGKCYPLYTSYKAMGTEGSCLGLLDPMNGVWLALGWILLFFFILIFLLVLIIRNLREWLDEEEESQPPEDEEEQPPKPSPATPPEPYPELSPEPYGYYPPPTSPVPPSPGPYFQPHWQQQQQQQQQQQQQQQQQQHPWPRRGFHKRNVQAGEFMMSKSDEFDLDYICQSLESSHSGIGDTGSSTMDIADNDDSVDKSESDSTDDTEGDIADDNVGDSVDDNKGDTADDNKGDTADDNKGDTADDKKEDTADDNKGDTADDKKGDTADDNKGDTADDNKGDTADDKKGDTADDKKGDTADDKKGDTAGNNAGQ; encoded by the exons ATGAGGGGCTCGCTGCTGTTCCGATGTGCGGGGGCGCTGTGCATACTGTTACTGAGTCTTCGCACAGATGGGGAAACGGAGAACAAAATCAACGACGATTGTACGATAGCCTGGGGGGACCTAGAGCCCGATGTAGAATACAAAACAGTAGAGTTCGAGACCAGCACGAGCTGGATTTCGCCACTCATTGAAATTGCCCGGTTTTATATCGACATTACTTTGGACGAAATACTACCCCCAG ATGATATCGCCAACGCTCTAGGAGGACAAGGAAGCGTCTTTGATGCCATAACTACG agCCTTCTAGGCATGGTTGGCTACGTCCTCACCATTATCTTGTCAATCATTTTCTTCGTCTTCGTCTTCCCTTTCTTAGCCGTATGCTTGTGGCTTTGTTACggcagcaagaagaaaaaacaagaggCAAATAAAGGTGGTAAagggcaaaacaaaaagaagaaaccagGAGGAAAAGGACGGCCTGGACCGGTCTGTTTAGCTACAGTCGTCGCAGTTTTCTCAGTCTTCATTAT TCTCTGGACTATTTTTGGCCTGAACTACACCTGGTTAGTGGCCTGGAACGTTCCCAAACTCCACATCGCTATTGACTACAGCGTAGACGACATCAACACCTTCGTGCTAAACCTTAAGAAT AAGTCAGTGCGTCTGCTGGACACGAACTTCTTTTTTATGTCTGAAGTCACCAATGAGAGTGTGGTAG GCATGGCGGGCAACTTTACGGAGAATTTTTACAACCACACGGCCGCACTGTTCAACATGGACCGGGTCCTAAGAGACATCAAGGGAT ACAAAGAGAGTTCGTTGATACTGACATCGGAGATTGTCAACGCCAGCAAGAATCTGGCCATACAGCGAGACGAGACCACAGCCGCCATGAAGGCGAAAAGTTGCGCGGGTTGTCTTGACCAAAGCATACAGGAGCTT GATCAGCTCGACTTTGATGCTATTCCTGTCTTCTGTGACGATTTCAATAAAAAGGCATCTGTTGATGTTAACCAGACG GTGAAGGAGCACTTTTGGAACATTTCAAGTCCGATAATCGAAGCGTCTACATTAA GCATCCAAGTCGTGACGCTGCTGGAAATGGTCCACAACGATTCGCTGCTGCCGATAATCTCCTACATGACCGACCTGCAGGAGAAA GTCAGAAAGCAATCTCGGGAATTCAAAGACAAGGCAGGTGATTATATTGAGTCTGCACACAGACTCCTCATCACCTG GAAGGGGGAAAATTCTGACAACACATTCGCCGGGCGGAAGGTCGTCTACGACTGCGCAAAGACCTTGTTCATCGT CTCTCTAGCTCTCATCTTCGCGTTGGCATCAATACTGTCGGTGATTTCCACACTTCTATACATCTTTGGCGCCCCGGCTGAGCGGTATGTCTGCCAGAAGCTACATGATCCCGACAAGCTGGAAGAG CAATATGCGAAAATTGTGAAGAGAGCGATGGGGTTTGATATTACAAAGATCGATTACAACGTAGCTGGTAATAAAGGATCGTTCTCCCTTTCTCACTTCTTGAA AACCTGCCGTGCAGATGAGACGATATACACTGCCATAAACTTGAAGCCAGTTACAGAAGCTGCTCTTGACCAACTCAGTACCTTCAGAAAT GACGACCTAAAAAAAGCCGTCGACATCAAGCCCAGGGACATAGTCTCGGCCATGACCATGATGGACTTTGATGTGAGGTCAGAGGTTGACAGTCTGCAGTCGACCTTAGTGGTAGCCCAGAAGTTGGAAAGTGAC ACCTTAAAAATACTGCAAGCTGCCAGGAAGGCAAAGAGAACAGCGCTTGCAAATAATTTGACTGATTTG ATTGACGATCATCTTGATTCATTTCTGAACGCATCA GAAGCTTTAGATAAGCAAGCTCTACGACTGATTGAGTTGGCGGACCGTCTACAT GCGAACTCCAAGCTTCTTGCGGGTCTCCTGATGGCTTTAGAGGCGTGGCTGGAGGACACGAGAACAACGACTTATGTAATAACCAAA GAGCTTCGAAAATTGTCTAATCTTGCCCTCGGTCACGTGGACTCCTATGTTGAAGATCTAACCACGAAG CTTGAACACGAGACGGGTAAATGCTACCCTTTATATACCTCATACAAGGCCATGGGAACTGAAGGTTCTTGTCTGGGTTTATTGGACCCTATG AACGGTGTGTGGCTGGCGCTGGGATGGATCTTactcttcttcttcattctcaTCTTCCTACTCGTCCTAATCATCAGGAACCTTCGGGAGTGGCTTGACGAGGAAGAAGAAAG TCAGCCCcctgaagatgaagaagagcAGCCACCAAAGCCTTCCCCAGCAACTCCCCCCGAACCCTACCCGGAACTATCGCCGGAACCGTACGGCTATTACCCGCCTCCCACGTCGCCAGTGCCCCCCAGTCCAGGTCCGTACTTCCAGCCCcactggcagcagcagcaacagcagcagcagcagcagcagcaacaacaacaacaacagcagcatccGTGGCCTAGGCGAGGCTTTCATAAGCGGAATGTGCAGGCAGGCGAGTTTATGATGTCTAAGTCCGACGAGTTTGACCTGGACTACATCTGCCAGTCCCTCGAAAGCTCGCATAGCGGGATCGGCGATACAGGGAGTTCCACAATGGACATTGCAGACAATGACGATAGCGTGGATAAAAGTGAGAGCGATAGCACGGACGATACGGAGGGCGATATCGCGGACGATAACGTCGGCGATAGCGTGGACGATAACAAGGGAGATACCGCGGACGATAACAAGGGAGATACCGCGGACGATAACAAGGGAGATACCGCGGACGATAAAAAGGAAGATACCGCGGACGATAACAAGGGAGATACTGCGGACGATAAAAAGGGAGATACTGCGGACGATAACAAGGGAGATACCGCGGACGATAACAAGGGAGATACCGCGGACGATAAAAAGGGAGATACTGCGGACGATAAAAAGGGAGATACCGCGGACGATAAGAAGGGAGATACTGCGGGCAATAACGCGGGCCAATAA